Proteins found in one Camelus bactrianus isolate YW-2024 breed Bactrian camel chromosome X, ASM4877302v1, whole genome shotgun sequence genomic segment:
- the LOC105082508 gene encoding protein ARMCX6-like: MWDLNQSQGGGRDKNFTCVLGLSKSPFIQGKLLLVRPRDAGFSFSHDINSHLASLSIAGNTIPTPNPAVEGEKAFCAPGNVNASGENQGQIKMYINEVCQETVLLCCNSFLQQAGLNLLISMTVINNMLAKSVSDLKFPLISEGSGYAEVQGLKPLTGLSEKPVLAGELLSGPLLLSFWSLLIRNADRQLFPHILAS; the protein is encoded by the exons ATGTGGGACCTGAATCAGTCACAAGGTGGCGGCAGAG ATAAAAATTTCACGTGTGTTCTTGGCCTCTCCAAGAGCCCTTTCATTCAGGGGAAACTGTTGTTAGTTCGGCCCAGGGATGCTGGTTTTTCATTTAGCCACGATATCAATAGTCATTTGGCCAGCCTCTCCATTGCTGGAAACACGATCCCTACTCCCAACCCTGCTGTTGAGGGGGAGAAGGCTTTCTGTGCCCCAGGTAACGTGAACGCGAGTGGTGAAAATCAGGGCCAGATTAAGATGTACATCAATGAAGTGTGTCAGGAGACTGTGTTGCTTTGCTGCAACTCATTTCTGCAGCAGGCCGGATTAAATTTGTTAATAAGCATGACAGTTATTAATAACATGCTTGCCAAGTCCGTTTCAGACTTGAAGTTTCCTTTGATATCAGAGGGAAGTGGATATGCTGAGGTGCAGGGTTTGAAACCATTGACGGGTTTGTCTGAAAAGCCAGTGTTGGCAGGGGAGTTGCTGAGTGGCCCACTGCTGCTGTCTTTCTGGTCCCTCCTTATCAGAAATGCAGACAGACAGCTTTTCCCACACATTCTGGCCTCCTAA